The Raphanus sativus cultivar WK10039 chromosome 6, ASM80110v3, whole genome shotgun sequence sequence GGGTTTAATGGGACATGTGGGTTTGGTTAAGTTGCATGAATCGCGGGTTGGGCTTTTAGCCTTTGTTGTTGTGTTTATCGGgtccttttgttttctttttgttgagcCGTGTGGGCTGGTTTGTAGCCGTTTGGTTTGGACTTGGtcctttaataaaatttcaatttgtgaaaaaaaaaaacatgatgtCAGAGAACTGAAACTGTTCTTAACAGAGCAACCATGAAAGATGTATGCGTGGGGTTTCTTTCTATTTCCATATATACTCTTCTCTCCTCAGACCTATTCTTCTCTGTCCTCaggtttccatttttggcaatcAAAAAGATTTGCATACGATAACATAGCCATCACCAGATCCAAACATCACATGCTTTATCTCCATGTATATATTATCTCTCTGTGTGAATATATGAGACCAAGAGAAGAGCTACATGGATTTTTCTTGTTTCCAAGAATACCCTTTTGATCTTCAGTGCAGAGGAGCATTTAATGGCTTTGGAGAAAACAAGGCAGTGGAGTTCTCTAATAAAAGAAGCATGCTGAAGAAGAGTGATGAATTCAAGAAGAAGCAGAGAGGTTCTTCTAGGGGTTGTAGCAGAGGACATTGGAGAATCTCTGAGGATTCTCAGCTGATGGAACTTGTTGCTGTCTACGGTCCTCAAAACTGGAACCACATTGCAGAGAAGATGCAAGGAAGAAGaacaggtaaaaaaaaaatatatatttcctcTGCTATTTTCCGGAGAAAGTGAActtaaaatgtgttttttttctttcttttctttcttgtgtTGTTAAAAGGAAAGAGTTGCAGATTGAGGTGGTTTAACCAGCTAGACCCGAGGATCAACAAAAGAGCTTTCAGcgttgaggaagaagagaggctACTTGCAGCTCACAGAGCATTTGGTAGCAAATGGGCTATGATTGCTAAGCTTTTTGATGGAAGAACAGACAATGCCTTGAAGAATCACTGGCATGTCCTCATGGCAAGAAAGTTGAGGCAACAATCAACTTCTTACCTAAGGAGTATCAATGAGTATGCTTATAATCCTACTTCAGATAAAAAAACCTCCCATCTCCCTCCTGGTTTGTGTCTTCTTCTTACTCTATCTAGTATACATGTTAAAGCTTCATGTTTATGCTGGTGATTTTTAAGCTTTCAtgtttatgtgtgtgtgtttgcagGTACTGTAGATGGTGAAGCTATGAATCTGGAAAAGAACAGCTGGGAAACGTTAAAAGAGTATACAACTAACCTGAAAGCTCAGTATCTGCAAGAAGAGTATTGTTCTTCCCGCATGCCAATGCAGGGCCCGCACCATCACTGCTCAACCTTCCCTGCAGATTCCTTAGCACTGACACTGCAACCATCATCACCATCACTCTcggcatcatcatcatcatcatcatctgcagAACATAGAGTGGTGGCCAGATATTTTGAGACCACCAAACCTCCAGCATTTATAGATTTTCTTGGGGTCGGCTACCAAAACCCCAACAtttagagagaaaaagaagactAGGAGCTAATTAAGACTtgattactattattattatcaaaatCCATTTCGTTTGTAAGCCATTAACATGACAAGCTAAGAAATCAAGTGTCTTTATTTCTTTTACTCCATGTGCTATTTATTGAATTTCTTAACCAAATGTTGAATAACATGTTACAAAATGAAACACTCAGCATATAGTTGAATCAAAGACCAAGTAAACTATAGCAGTTTTGCATTCCACATGAGTGAAACTTAACTAGCATAAGCAGTAAGCTCATGCATTTTGATCACAAATATCAAACTGGTCTTCCTCTCTATCTTCTCTTCTACCTTTGCTCTTCCTCAATCTTCTCCCCTTTCTGTCACTCAGATAGGATCTTATCAATTTTCTAAGAAGTTTTGCTTCCAAGTGCAGTTGCTCCAAGATTGGTATTACTTTGAGTGTGACGAGATTCCTCAATGTAAGGCTCAGATTATTTTCTCTGTTTACACTCATCTTAGCCCCTCTGAGCTTAAGATGGATCATAGTCAAAAAAGAGAAAGTATGTGATTTCGATCATTGGTTCCAAATTTCGAGAGAAGTGATTATTTGATGTATTATCTTATGTTACGACTTATGAGTTTATTTTGGAAGCCCGGAAATTACTAAAATGTTCCCAAAATATCATGAAAGTTTTGATTAATGGCATATGAGTGTTATAGCAATTACAAAATTTcatcccaaaaaaaaacaaagaaaaacatgagAATCAAGAAGCAGATATATgttaaatgaaacaaaagaatagaTAAACCATATCTGATTTATCACAAGCTATTATTCTCCATGAATTTCACAAATCCGTTAAAATCGATTCTCTCTTCTTTGTTATCATTTGATGATCTGATCATAGCCGAGCAATTCTCTAGGTGAGATGCTTCTTTGAAACCTAAGATTGTCAAAACTCTCTGCAACTCTGTAGCGTCGATAAAGCCATCTCTGTTTTCATCGAAGACATCAAAAGCTTGCTTCACTTCCGCTAAGCTCGCTTCATTACTTTTGAACAAACTTGAGATCTCCGTGGAACTGTAGCGTTCTTGAAGCTCATCGCTTTCTTGGTCGGTAGAAAGTCCTAACCTTCTCATAACCATCTCTGCGTCTTCTCTACAGAGATCATCAtactcttcttcttgttgttcttcTATGTGGTGTTTGGTTAAATTCTCATGTTTGTGTGAAACACGTTGATGGTGTTGAAGAAGAGTAAAGAATCTGAATAAAAAGATGCGGGTAGAAGAAACCCATCTGCCAAATTTGATAAGGAACAAGTTGATCAGAGCAAAGAAAGTGAGAGAAGAAGATTGTTTGTATTCAGACAAGAAACTCTTTTCCATGGTGTTTGTATATCAATGAAAGAGAATAAAATGAATCACAAAGAAGCGTCTTAGAGGAGATCTTGGAGCTATAGAATTTCTGTGTATGACTATGAATGGATGGATGAatgaaacatatattatatagacATATATGATAGGGTTTTCTAAAGAGGCAGAAGAGAGGTGGTGGGTGCATGTAGAGATACAAAAGACAAAGTCCGtgttttaaaatgaattttaaaagaGGAAGTTTCGTCAATATCTTCAAGGAAAATGTAAACATGAGTTTCTTGGTCTTATTTGGAGGGAAGTTTGGTCGGCTAGTGCGTGTatgattttcttctttctttatcaataaagaaaaattaaacatgCATGACCATGCAAGACAAGACTCTTTTGAGAAATGTTTGACTATACTAACCCCATTCATTCATGGTCAAGGTCTCCCTTCCACTTCCGTGCTTTAAGTGCATCTTCAAGAGACTAGATAGAGAATTGGGGATTCAATAGATACACGACGTGATCTTCTTCTATAGTATTCACTTTTAATCAAGGCCTACCAAGAGATGAGAGATCCATATTTTGAAGCAATGtaaaatttttagatatatattagaGTATGTTTATCGCCGTAGCTTAATGAGGTTGATTAATataattacaattaaaaaaaatagaagaaagtaGAAGCGACGGCCCCTAATTAAGCACGAGAAGCAACATTGTTTCTTGGACAGGTGtcgtgactctctctctctctggtttattcgcgaagaaggaagaaggaagaagaagtcaTGGCAGGAGTATGACCGATGACTCAGGATTGGAGCCTGTGGTGACTCGGACTTTCAGCCTCGCCTCTTTCTGCCTCAACGGGTCCAAACTCACCGAGGATCCCGACGGTGGTGATCCCGCCCGTTTCGTCCTCAGAAACCTTCGAATCCGTTTCCGGCACTACCGCAAAGCATAACAATGATTGgtttctctgtctctctctctgccGATTACGAAAATCGTATGCATCTGTGTCGAATCAAGCATCTGTTTTGAGAATTGATAGATAAAAGCTTTGTTgttttgtgattgtatttggatttttagaaggaaaaaaaaacgctgactttgtttcttttcgttctctatctctctctctgttgATCACGAAAACAGTATCCATCTGAGTCGAATCGAAAGGTAAAATCCTTGTTGTTTTGTGATTGTGTTGGGattatgatttggttgaaaaaaaagTGGCTGACTTTATTTATTTCTGTTCTCTATCGATCTCTCTCTGTCGCTCCCGAAAATAGGATGCATCTGAGTCGAACTGAAACAGCTGAGTCATATCGTAAGGTAaattatttgttgttttgtttgtgtGGTAGGATTCATAGATGCTTCTCAATCAGTTGGGTTATGTGTATCTTCTCTTCTCAACCTAAGATTAGAGAATCAGATACCAAAAgcttgatatataattttagaatcAGGTACCAAAAGCTTGTCTGCTTTGTTATGAATTACTCTGTATTTTTTTCCTGTCTACTTTGAactttgtttgttgttgttggttgtGTTCTGTCTGTACTTTTGATGATATAAATGTGTTCTTGTTCTCATGTTGTTCTTGTTCTCATGTTGTTCTTCTTGTCGTTATTATTGTCAGGTAAATAATTAGTGAAAGAGTGGAGCTCTCAGGTAGTGATCACTAGCATTACTATAGGAGACCTTCTATTGCTTATTGGAAGCCATCAGAAAGAAAAGGTACGTTATTGGAACAACATCAAGAATGGCTTTTCTAGTGAACTGATCTTAGTGATGGTCGGTTGTGGCTTTAAGTTTCTTGTTCTACGTATCACGGTTTTAATGTAGTTTAAATGTTCTTGGTTATTGTCAAATGTTCCTGGTCTTGatcttcttctattttctcattgtttcaaattttcttgttgttcttgttgattttgtttatcttcaataaaattatgtttattttttaggCACCCCTTAATTAAGCAACTACCAATAAACCCCTTTAGTTAAGTATCTCTCAACAAAGTTGCTTGtcttaattttaatagttaaaaattaatgatgaCCCACTTAAGCAACACTTAAGGTTGCTACCAATAAACATGCTCTTATGTTAGGTAATAGCTTGGTTTTTGagatcccctatatattaaaggagaagcatttttaaggctttcttTAAACGGTTTTCAtcagaatgcatgagaaggcttCATTCCACATATCATGCTGTAAGCGAATTTAAAAAAACGGATCATTTAATGCATAACTTTATTTCCTTATTTGCTTACATGACAAGAAACttaacgatttttttttcatactcGAACAGGGAAATTATAAGCCATCACACCACCTTGCGGTTGCATCCTCTGCATGTTGTGTGCAACCATCGGTCTCGGCATCGACCTACTCCCCATCCCATGACCTCCCGCCATGTTTCCCGCCGCCACCGCTTGAGGCAGGTTGATGCGTGTCGTGCCTTCGAAGTCGGTGTTCGTATCAACAGGACGAGTAGGGTAATTCACGTTCTTCTCCATCGGCTGAGACGCTACAAACGCGTTCCTCCCCGGGAGAGGCTCCACCCTGAA is a genomic window containing:
- the LOC108809374 gene encoding probable calcium-binding protein CML46, coding for MEKSFLSEYKQSSSLTFFALINLFLIKFGRWVSSTRIFLFRFFTLLQHHQRVSHKHENLTKHHIEEQQEEEYDDLCREDAEMVMRRLGLSTDQESDELQERYSSTEISSLFKSNEASLAEVKQAFDVFDENRDGFIDATELQRVLTILGFKEASHLENCSAMIRSSNDNKEERIDFNGFVKFMENNSL